The Pricia mediterranea genome includes a window with the following:
- a CDS encoding LytTR family DNA-binding domain-containing protein — MADTIFEFWDTLFQVGLVVIVPYALFVWYSEIKYRFSEFEHIQADKNEPSNHDPNKLLVFHDHSGKMIFAIKFSQLLYVKSAGNYLELYYRKEDETLMELIRASIKELEDKIVGTDVIRIHRSFLVNMERVSSFKKTRKGYAVQIQYASEMVPVSSGFKTVFEEILQQKVSH, encoded by the coding sequence ATGGCAGATACAATTTTTGAATTTTGGGACACGCTTTTTCAAGTGGGCCTGGTCGTAATCGTTCCCTATGCCCTATTCGTTTGGTATTCGGAGATAAAATATAGGTTTTCGGAGTTTGAGCATATTCAAGCCGATAAAAACGAGCCTAGTAACCATGACCCAAATAAGTTATTGGTATTTCACGATCATAGCGGAAAGATGATTTTCGCAATCAAATTCAGCCAGTTGCTATACGTTAAATCGGCCGGCAATTATCTTGAACTGTATTATCGCAAGGAAGACGAAACGCTAATGGAACTTATTAGGGCTAGCATAAAGGAACTGGAGGATAAAATAGTAGGTACCGACGTAATTAGAATACACAGATCTTTTCTGGTTAATATGGAACGGGTTTCTTCCTTTAAAAAGACTAGAAAGGGATATGCGGTGCAAATACAATACGCTTCGGAAATGGTACCGGTATCTTCCGGTTTTAAGACTGTTTTCGAAGAAATACTGCAACAAAAAGTGTCCCATTAG
- a CDS encoding ThuA domain-containing protein — MNTYISQTRPVRRFSLPYFPLSRVAEFILISILVLLTASCGNTEKQILVFSKTSGFRHGSIEAGIAAIHRLGSENRLKVTATEDAGYFVEDSLQNYSAVVFLNTTQDVLNDVQQADFERYIQAGGGFVGIHAATDTEYDWPWYNQLVGAVFDGHPKVQEAKLEIVDTGHPSTKDMDAAWTKSDEWYNFKNINPNINVLISIDEQSYEGGTNGEDHPISWYHEYDGGRAFYTEMGHTDETFEDPKFLAHLFGGIQYAMGDGKLDYGLSKSDRVPPEDRFVKKVLDFNLNEPMELDELPGEGILFVERRGALKYYDFETRQTESIAQLELFYGNEDGLLGLAVDPDYEENNWIYLFYSVAGEESKQHVSRFTLKDKELDLASEKVLLEIPTDRHCCHSGGALEFGPEGNLFITVGDNTNPFESSGFAPIDEREGRQAFDAQRSAANTDDLRGKILRITPEDDGTYSIPEDNLFPKGMPDTRPEIYVMGNRNPFRHSIDSRTGYLYWGDIGPDAGKADPNRGPSGMGEYDQARKAGFWGWPYTRGYNEAYNDFDFAAETSWRKFDPEHLVNDSPNNTGLKKLPPAQKSMIPMTYYRSEEFPWMGSGGINPMAGPVYRASDHPDAENPFPDYFEGKLFLYEWMRDWIYIITLDNDQNYVKADAFMPNTEFSHPMDMIFGSDGNLYLLEYGQKWNSQNLDARLSSIAYLPGNRKPVAIIENDQALGAAPLAVKFSGDKSLDYDDDTLSYEWYFTDDTSQSSEKNPEFVFKENGIYDVRLKVTDTEGNTSTAHTKIMVGNDPPTLSVQVAENDSLYWDDKTIDYKITVNDKQDGTTTDGSIDARDVKVTFDYIPEGKDKVKATIGHQRNLVPEGKKHIDASDCKACHAIDENVNGPSYLEIAKKYGQDDTGYLVSKIIKGGGGVWGERAMSAHPQLKVEEVTQIVDYILSLKPKEGKASESLPLEGSLTFDRHLDSKSEGTYILMASYRDKGNPDQPDSELTANGQFVFNSLKIQAEDAAEISEGINTWSTNRSRVVGGMVHNSFLRFDNVDLKGLRHLKYATFYTGDYRFDGTLEIRQGTSDGPLIGKQRLSYKGKEKTMYYKIPVNPTVDKGTLYLVFKNPKEKLRNMGHADWISFDYADPALNLRK, encoded by the coding sequence ATGAATACATACATTTCACAAACAAGACCCGTCAGAAGATTTTCTCTTCCCTATTTTCCGTTGTCAAGGGTTGCCGAATTTATCCTTATTTCCATTTTGGTCTTGCTGACAGCGTCTTGCGGAAACACCGAAAAACAGATCTTGGTCTTCAGCAAAACCTCGGGCTTTCGGCACGGATCCATAGAAGCCGGCATCGCGGCCATCCACAGGCTGGGGTCGGAGAACAGACTTAAGGTGACCGCTACCGAAGATGCCGGATATTTTGTCGAGGACTCCTTGCAGAACTACTCCGCCGTCGTTTTCCTGAATACCACCCAAGATGTCCTGAACGATGTACAACAGGCCGACTTCGAACGCTACATCCAGGCGGGCGGAGGTTTTGTGGGGATACATGCGGCGACGGATACCGAATACGATTGGCCCTGGTACAACCAACTGGTCGGGGCGGTCTTTGACGGCCATCCGAAGGTACAGGAGGCCAAACTGGAAATTGTCGACACCGGCCATCCCTCCACCAAGGACATGGATGCGGCATGGACGAAAAGCGACGAGTGGTACAACTTTAAAAATATAAATCCCAATATCAACGTCCTGATATCCATTGACGAACAGAGTTACGAGGGCGGAACGAACGGCGAAGATCATCCTATCTCCTGGTATCACGAATACGACGGCGGCCGAGCGTTCTACACCGAAATGGGACATACCGATGAAACCTTCGAAGATCCCAAATTTTTGGCCCATTTATTCGGTGGTATCCAATATGCCATGGGGGACGGAAAACTGGATTACGGCCTGTCCAAATCCGACCGCGTTCCCCCCGAGGACCGCTTTGTCAAGAAAGTATTGGATTTTAACCTCAACGAACCTATGGAACTCGACGAATTGCCGGGCGAGGGCATATTGTTCGTAGAACGCAGGGGCGCCTTGAAATACTATGATTTCGAGACCCGGCAGACGGAAAGCATCGCACAATTAGAGCTTTTCTACGGTAATGAAGATGGACTGCTCGGATTGGCCGTAGACCCGGACTATGAAGAAAACAACTGGATCTATCTCTTCTATTCCGTAGCCGGCGAGGAATCGAAACAGCATGTTTCCCGCTTTACCTTGAAGGACAAAGAATTGGACCTGGCTTCCGAAAAAGTCCTGCTCGAGATACCGACCGACCGGCATTGTTGCCACAGCGGTGGGGCATTGGAGTTCGGCCCCGAAGGCAACCTGTTCATCACCGTGGGCGACAATACGAACCCTTTTGAATCTTCCGGTTTTGCGCCTATCGACGAACGGGAAGGAAGACAGGCCTTCGATGCCCAGCGATCGGCCGCGAACACCGATGACCTGAGAGGGAAAATTCTTCGGATAACCCCAGAAGACGATGGCACCTATTCCATTCCCGAAGACAACCTGTTTCCCAAGGGGATGCCGGATACCAGGCCCGAAATCTATGTCATGGGCAACCGGAACCCGTTCCGGCATTCCATCGATAGCCGAACGGGCTATCTGTACTGGGGCGATATCGGTCCCGATGCCGGAAAGGCGGACCCCAATCGCGGACCTAGCGGGATGGGCGAGTACGACCAGGCGCGAAAAGCGGGGTTTTGGGGCTGGCCCTATACCCGTGGCTACAACGAAGCCTATAACGATTTCGATTTTGCCGCCGAAACCTCATGGCGCAAATTCGATCCTGAACATCTGGTAAACGATTCGCCCAACAATACGGGACTGAAGAAACTGCCCCCCGCCCAAAAATCGATGATCCCGATGACCTATTACCGTTCGGAGGAATTCCCATGGATGGGCAGCGGCGGCATCAACCCGATGGCAGGTCCGGTCTATCGGGCATCCGACCATCCCGACGCCGAAAACCCTTTTCCCGATTATTTTGAAGGGAAACTCTTCCTCTACGAATGGATGCGCGATTGGATCTATATCATTACGTTGGACAACGATCAAAATTATGTAAAGGCGGACGCGTTTATGCCAAACACCGAATTCTCACATCCCATGGATATGATCTTTGGTTCCGACGGCAATCTTTACCTACTGGAATACGGACAAAAATGGAACTCCCAGAATTTGGATGCCCGCCTGAGCAGTATTGCCTATCTGCCGGGCAACCGGAAACCGGTGGCCATTATCGAAAACGACCAGGCCCTGGGCGCCGCCCCCTTGGCCGTTAAATTTTCGGGGGATAAATCGCTGGACTATGATGACGATACCCTAAGCTACGAATGGTACTTTACGGACGATACGTCGCAGTCTTCCGAAAAAAATCCCGAATTCGTCTTTAAGGAAAACGGCATCTACGATGTTCGCCTAAAGGTCACCGATACCGAAGGAAATACTTCTACGGCCCATACGAAGATCATGGTGGGCAACGACCCGCCGACCCTGAGCGTTCAAGTGGCCGAAAACGACTCACTCTATTGGGACGACAAAACCATCGATTACAAAATAACGGTCAACGACAAACAGGATGGCACTACGACGGACGGCTCGATAGACGCCAGGGACGTGAAGGTCACTTTTGACTACATTCCTGAAGGAAAAGATAAGGTCAAAGCTACGATAGGCCATCAACGCAACCTGGTTCCCGAAGGAAAAAAACACATCGATGCTTCCGACTGCAAGGCCTGCCATGCCATCGACGAAAATGTGAACGGACCCAGTTACCTTGAAATTGCCAAGAAATACGGCCAGGACGATACCGGCTATCTGGTATCCAAAATCATCAAAGGCGGTGGCGGGGTATGGGGCGAAAGGGCCATGTCGGCCCATCCACAGCTTAAGGTGGAAGAGGTTACCCAGATCGTCGACTACATCCTATCGCTCAAGCCCAAGGAAGGAAAAGCGTCGGAATCACTGCCGTTGGAGGGCAGCCTGACCTTCGACCGACACTTGGATTCCAAAAGTGAAGGCACCTATATCTTGATGGCTTCCTATCGCGATAAGGGCAACCCCGATCAGCCCGATTCCGAACTAACCGCCAACGGACAGTTCGTGTTCAACAGTCTAAAGATCCAGGCTGAGGATGCCGCAGAAATCAGTGAGGGCATCAACACATGGAGCACAAATCGGTCCAGGGTCGTCGGCGGCATGGTACACAATTCCTTTTTAAGGTTCGACAACGTGGACCTGAAAGGGCTACGGCATTTGAAATATGCCACCTTCTATACCGGCGATTACCGGTTCGATGGCACTTTGGAAATACGGCAAGGTACCTCCGACGGGCCGCTCATCGGCAAACAGCGTTTATCCTATAAAGGGAAGGAGAAAACGATGTATTATAAGATTCCCGTAAATCCTACAGTTGACAAAGGCACGCTATATCTCGTTTTTAAAAATCCCAAAGAAAAATTGCGCAATATGGGCCACGCCGATTGGATATCCTTTGATTACGCAGACCCGGCCTTAAATCTCAGAAAATGA
- a CDS encoding carboxypeptidase-like regulatory domain-containing protein produces the protein MKNFIFLLSVMAFSISGIAQTSISGTVLEKETDQPLPGVSVLVKGTTKGTTTDFDGRYALDDIANDAVLQFSYLGFKTLEVAVTGQNTINASLETDAEQMDEVVVTAY, from the coding sequence ATGAAAAATTTTATATTCCTACTGTCCGTTATGGCCTTTTCCATTTCGGGTATCGCACAGACCTCGATTTCGGGTACCGTATTGGAAAAGGAAACCGACCAGCCCCTGCCCGGTGTCAGTGTGCTCGTTAAGGGTACAACTAAAGGAACGACCACCGATTTTGATGGCAGGTACGCCCTTGACGACATTGCAAACGATGCGGTTTTGCAATTTTCCTATCTCGGGTTCAAGACCTTGGAAGTTGCTGTAACCGGTCAAAATACGATCAACGCTTCCCTGGAGACCGATGCCGAACAAATGGACGAAGTAGTCGTTACGGCATATTGA
- a CDS encoding glycoside hydrolase family 95 protein — protein MKSGFLTIYLTSMASLFTIAALAQKTELQRAPMKLWYEEPADSWMTEALPIGNGYMGAMFFGGTEEEHIQFNEESLWAGGRGEWDEYKGGNRENAHKHLPEIRRLLDAGKYEEAHQLANRELTGKIRADKGNSVWEGFGAYQTFGDLFVRPEGSGPTKDYRRELDISEAVATIEYSVNGTNHRREYFASYPARTLVFRFENNNPNGIDYIVKQTTVHKNATVKFDRDQLIMSGQLENNGMGYESRVLIESDGEKATFLDGELRIKSAKSLTLYLTAATDYKNDYPTYTGRDYRSLNKETIDMVGQKGYDNLLREHKRDYSKLFSRVDFELEAREGDSVPTDERLRAYASDKKDPLLETLYFQYGRYLLISSSRPGTMPANLQGKWNNMTNPPWASDYHSNINLQMIYWPAEVTNLPECHEPLIEYIDKLRPPGRQSAKDFFNARGWIVNTMNNPFGYTAPGWGFPWGFFPGGAAWLSRHAWEHFQFTQDLDFLRDQGYPIMKEAALFWLDYLTKDAHGNLVSSPSYSPEHGGISTGAYMDIEIAWDIFNNCILATDALGKDRAFKKELVAAKEELLPLKIGKWGQLQEWKEDIDDPDNKHRHVSHLYALHPGNQINTVRTPDLIDAAKISLDARGDDGTGWSVGWKINFWARLLDGDRAYKLLRRAMRLTSDDGVNMMDGGGVYANLLSTHPPFQLDGNMGATSGMAEMLLQSHSGEIHLLPALPKSWPTGKITGLKARGAFEVDIEWKEGQLTRVRIQTSIAQPITVRYGEKTVAMELTEGEILTLDDSLKNRD, from the coding sequence ATGAAATCAGGGTTTCTTACGATATACCTTACCTCCATGGCATCTCTTTTTACGATTGCGGCCCTGGCCCAAAAAACGGAGCTTCAACGAGCACCGATGAAACTTTGGTATGAAGAACCGGCCGATTCGTGGATGACGGAGGCCCTTCCCATCGGCAACGGCTATATGGGGGCCATGTTCTTTGGCGGAACGGAGGAGGAACACATTCAGTTCAACGAAGAATCCCTGTGGGCCGGCGGAAGGGGCGAATGGGACGAGTACAAGGGCGGCAATAGGGAAAATGCCCATAAGCACCTGCCCGAAATTCGAAGATTGCTCGATGCCGGAAAATACGAAGAGGCGCACCAACTTGCGAACAGGGAACTCACCGGAAAGATCAGGGCGGACAAGGGCAATAGTGTTTGGGAAGGTTTTGGTGCCTACCAAACCTTTGGAGATCTGTTCGTCAGGCCGGAAGGCTCGGGGCCGACCAAAGACTATCGAAGGGAACTTGATATTTCCGAGGCGGTGGCGACCATTGAATATTCGGTCAACGGAACAAATCATCGACGGGAATATTTTGCGAGCTATCCCGCCCGCACCTTGGTATTCCGGTTTGAAAACAATAATCCCAATGGGATTGACTATATCGTCAAACAAACAACGGTGCATAAAAACGCTACCGTCAAGTTTGATCGAGACCAGCTGATCATGTCGGGCCAACTGGAAAATAATGGAATGGGGTACGAGAGCCGAGTATTGATCGAATCCGATGGCGAAAAGGCTACTTTTCTAGATGGGGAACTGAGGATAAAATCCGCCAAAAGCCTTACGCTGTACTTGACGGCCGCTACGGATTATAAAAACGACTATCCGACCTACACGGGCAGGGACTACCGCTCATTAAATAAGGAGACTATTGACATGGTAGGCCAAAAGGGATATGACAATCTTTTAAGGGAGCATAAACGGGACTATTCCAAATTGTTTTCCAGAGTGGATTTTGAGCTAGAGGCGCGGGAGGGTGATTCCGTTCCAACGGATGAAAGATTGAGGGCCTATGCATCCGATAAAAAGGACCCGTTGCTCGAAACCCTTTATTTTCAATATGGGCGTTACCTTCTGATAAGCAGCTCGCGCCCCGGTACCATGCCCGCGAACCTACAGGGCAAATGGAACAACATGACGAATCCGCCGTGGGCCAGCGACTACCACTCCAATATCAACCTGCAGATGATCTATTGGCCGGCCGAGGTGACCAACCTACCGGAATGCCACGAGCCCTTGATCGAGTACATTGATAAGTTGAGGCCTCCAGGCCGTCAATCGGCAAAGGATTTTTTCAATGCAAGGGGCTGGATCGTAAATACCATGAACAATCCTTTTGGCTACACGGCGCCGGGATGGGGTTTTCCCTGGGGCTTCTTCCCTGGTGGGGCCGCATGGTTGTCTCGGCATGCATGGGAGCACTTCCAATTTACACAAGACCTTGATTTTTTAAGGGATCAGGGCTATCCCATTATGAAGGAGGCCGCACTTTTCTGGTTGGACTATTTGACCAAGGACGCACATGGGAATCTGGTGTCCTCCCCCTCTTACTCTCCCGAACATGGCGGTATTTCTACCGGGGCCTATATGGATATTGAAATTGCCTGGGACATCTTTAATAATTGTATTTTGGCAACGGATGCCTTGGGAAAGGATAGAGCGTTCAAAAAAGAACTGGTTGCTGCTAAAGAAGAGCTTTTGCCCCTGAAAATCGGAAAATGGGGCCAATTGCAGGAATGGAAGGAGGATATAGATGACCCGGATAACAAGCATCGGCACGTATCGCACCTATATGCCCTGCATCCCGGAAATCAGATCAATACGGTGCGGACCCCGGACCTGATCGATGCGGCCAAGATTTCTTTGGATGCCCGGGGCGATGACGGCACGGGGTGGTCGGTAGGTTGGAAAATAAATTTTTGGGCAAGGTTGCTTGACGGTGACCGGGCCTACAAACTATTGCGCAGGGCCATGCGACTGACCTCTGACGACGGGGTCAATATGATGGACGGGGGAGGGGTCTATGCCAACCTTCTATCCACCCACCCTCCCTTTCAACTGGACGGCAATATGGGCGCTACCTCGGGAATGGCGGAGATGTTGCTACAATCGCACTCAGGGGAAATCCACCTTCTCCCCGCCCTACCCAAGTCATGGCCTACGGGCAAGATCACCGGATTAAAGGCACGTGGGGCATTTGAAGTGGATATCGAATGGAAGGAAGGCCAGTTGACGAGAGTCCGAATTCAAACATCCATAGCCCAGCCCATCACCGTCAGGTACGGAGAAAAAACGGTAGCGATGGAGCTTACCGAAGGGGAAATTCTCACCCTTGATGATAGTCTGAAAAATAGGGATTGA
- a CDS encoding SDR family oxidoreductase: protein MDLGLKGKVVAISGAAGMKGSIGETILQALAKEGAIPAVIDRNARGFEYIAGLQDQNIDASFFQTDVTDPEQIKTAVDGIIEKYGRIDVVINNVGVNDGVGLDASYDEFMNSLMLNVVSYFMIVKYALPFLKKSKGNILNIGSKVALTGQGGTSGYAASKGGVLGLTREWAVDLVPYGIRSNAIIIAESWTPSYDTWIKTLPNGEEKLKSIIKKIPLEKRMTTTDEIANVCLFTISDRSSHTTGQFIFVDGGYVHLDRSLLTEE, encoded by the coding sequence ATGGATTTAGGATTAAAGGGAAAAGTAGTCGCCATCAGCGGAGCTGCCGGGATGAAGGGCAGTATCGGGGAAACCATACTGCAGGCATTGGCCAAGGAAGGGGCCATACCCGCCGTTATCGATCGTAATGCAAGGGGGTTCGAATATATCGCGGGACTTCAGGACCAAAATATAGATGCCTCCTTTTTCCAGACCGATGTCACCGATCCCGAACAAATTAAAACGGCAGTAGATGGCATCATCGAAAAATATGGTCGTATCGATGTAGTGATCAACAATGTAGGGGTCAATGACGGGGTAGGATTGGATGCATCCTACGACGAATTTATGAATTCTTTAATGTTGAACGTGGTCAGCTACTTTATGATCGTAAAATATGCGCTTCCTTTTTTGAAAAAATCCAAGGGAAACATTTTGAATATCGGTTCAAAAGTGGCCCTTACCGGGCAAGGGGGAACTTCGGGATATGCCGCTTCCAAGGGCGGTGTTTTGGGATTGACCCGGGAGTGGGCGGTCGATTTGGTTCCCTACGGTATCCGCTCAAACGCGATTATCATCGCCGAGAGCTGGACACCATCCTATGATACCTGGATCAAGACCCTGCCGAACGGCGAGGAGAAGTTAAAATCTATCATCAAAAAGATCCCCCTTGAAAAACGCATGACCACCACCGATGAAATAGCGAACGTCTGCCTGTTTACAATTTCCGACCGATCGTCGCACACCACAGGACAGTTTATTTTCGTCGATGGCGGCTACGTACATTTAGACCGGTCGTTGCTGACCGAAGAATAG
- a CDS encoding cytochrome-c peroxidase: MGGKSIVLKSGLSGIVLIVGLFFFFPRTPSDSYGKIPILNSQCPPGFKKNASNECIAINLYQQYDSPHNKGVGGLQTALPKIRDGFSPQEIDLGRYLFFDPVLSGDGSISCASCHNPKKGFSDGLPTSIGSNGSKLKRAAPSLWNVAYLKKLFWDGRAATLEEQMQGSLFSEEEMNNTPENLLRRLNAIDTYTTMFAEAFPDKNTSEAIQLNEIYTALAAFQSSLISLNSKYDRYAHGYHEALSKKEIEGMNIFRSFVARCAECHTPPLFTNQQFAVIGTPEPDGLPLDHGAEEPFNDKSLRGAFKVPSLRNIEKTAPYIHSGAFKTLREAVEFYTKGRGHAVPDGEDLIVHWHIWEPNLSDHELDRLVDFLKTLTDETFTPQIPENLPSGLNPTI, from the coding sequence ATGGGTGGCAAAAGCATAGTTTTAAAATCTGGATTATCGGGAATAGTCCTGATAGTCGGCCTGTTTTTTTTCTTCCCTAGAACGCCTTCAGACAGCTACGGCAAAATCCCGATCCTGAACTCACAGTGCCCGCCCGGTTTTAAGAAAAACGCTAGCAACGAGTGTATCGCCATCAATCTGTACCAACAATACGACTCGCCCCATAACAAGGGGGTGGGAGGGTTGCAGACGGCATTACCGAAAATTCGTGACGGTTTCTCGCCCCAGGAAATCGATTTGGGCCGGTATCTTTTTTTCGATCCGGTTCTTTCGGGAGATGGTAGCATATCTTGTGCTAGCTGCCACAATCCGAAGAAAGGATTTTCAGACGGGCTTCCCACCAGCATTGGCAGTAACGGGAGCAAGCTGAAGCGGGCCGCTCCATCCCTATGGAACGTGGCCTATCTGAAAAAACTGTTTTGGGACGGTAGGGCCGCTACTTTGGAAGAACAAATGCAGGGATCCCTTTTTTCCGAAGAGGAAATGAACAATACCCCAGAAAATCTTTTACGCCGCCTCAATGCCATCGATACATATACCACAATGTTCGCGGAGGCATTTCCTGATAAAAATACATCCGAAGCCATTCAACTGAACGAAATTTACACCGCTCTTGCCGCTTTTCAATCCTCTCTGATTTCACTGAACAGCAAATACGATCGGTACGCTCACGGATATCACGAGGCCCTTAGCAAAAAGGAGATCGAGGGAATGAACATCTTCCGATCTTTTGTGGCCCGTTGTGCGGAATGTCATACGCCCCCACTTTTTACGAACCAGCAGTTTGCCGTCATAGGTACCCCCGAGCCTGACGGCTTACCGTTGGATCATGGCGCCGAAGAACCTTTTAATGATAAATCATTGCGCGGGGCATTTAAGGTGCCTAGCCTCAGAAATATCGAAAAAACGGCCCCCTATATACATTCGGGCGCTTTCAAGACGCTTCGGGAAGCTGTGGAATTTTATACAAAAGGCCGTGGCCATGCGGTTCCCGATGGCGAAGACCTGATCGTTCACTGGCATATCTGGGAACCTAATCTATCGGATCATGAACTTGATCGATTAGTGGACTTTTTAAAAACCTTGACGGACGAAACCTTTACACCACAAATACCGGAAAACTTGCCCTCCGGACTTAATCCTACTATTTAA
- a CDS encoding parallel beta-helix domain-containing protein — protein MRSIVFKIIGALVLLAIGVFLGKSFSSGPEENTVPMPSSIGYRMAGSSSDTLVAQTVTYDGEIIEVRQGGSIQEAVKAASPGDLIRVYPGTYSENVYIDKDNIGLQGVVIQGEWPTLDGKKKINDAFLYSGNGILIENFKIINYKGNGIMGQAGNNFVIRNNWIIDTGVYGIFPQYGKNGLIEHNVCSKIEDAAIYVGMCDNVDVLHNEVFDNVAGIEIENSRHCLVENNYTHNNTGGILAFVTPGLPIKTTFDVIIRNNFVVNNNTANFGAPGSTVAGIPAGTGILIMAADDVIVENNIITGNNNTGITIVDLATGAPKANDPNSEGNPDRTIILDNIMFDNGNEPTGEIKAIMLTQMDTKGPDIFAYGGGTGSSIRDKNRYRTFGLDDWGAAQITDTKDVRTYMLPEPVAPRSVSTEELGELTYYGVCAGCHAFGNRLIGPPTEIIQAIHNGDPQSIVDYITNPENLRDDYPEMPPQDYLSNEAKMAVAEYILAMEP, from the coding sequence ATGAGATCAATAGTATTTAAAATTATCGGTGCCCTTGTATTGTTGGCCATAGGCGTGTTTTTGGGAAAATCATTTTCCTCCGGCCCAGAAGAAAACACCGTGCCGATGCCATCGTCGATCGGCTATCGTATGGCGGGCAGTTCAAGCGATACCCTCGTTGCCCAGACCGTCACCTATGACGGGGAAATTATTGAGGTTAGACAGGGTGGATCTATTCAGGAGGCGGTAAAAGCGGCAAGCCCAGGGGATTTGATACGGGTCTATCCCGGTACGTATTCCGAGAATGTGTACATAGATAAGGACAATATTGGCCTACAAGGGGTGGTAATACAAGGGGAGTGGCCCACTTTGGATGGGAAAAAGAAAATAAACGATGCCTTTTTGTATTCGGGCAACGGCATTTTAATCGAAAATTTCAAAATCATCAATTATAAAGGGAATGGAATTATGGGCCAGGCCGGAAACAATTTTGTAATCCGCAATAACTGGATTATCGACACAGGGGTGTACGGCATCTTTCCGCAATATGGAAAAAACGGATTGATCGAGCATAACGTATGCAGCAAAATCGAGGATGCCGCCATCTATGTAGGTATGTGCGACAACGTCGATGTACTTCACAATGAGGTCTTCGATAACGTGGCAGGTATCGAAATCGAAAATTCCAGGCATTGTTTGGTCGAGAACAATTATACGCATAATAATACAGGCGGCATTTTGGCCTTCGTGACCCCGGGACTGCCGATAAAGACCACTTTTGACGTAATCATACGCAACAACTTCGTAGTCAACAACAACACCGCCAATTTTGGGGCGCCGGGATCGACCGTAGCAGGAATTCCCGCGGGTACGGGTATTCTTATCATGGCCGCGGACGATGTCATCGTGGAGAACAATATCATCACGGGCAACAATAATACGGGCATTACCATTGTCGATCTTGCCACGGGAGCACCCAAGGCCAACGATCCCAACTCGGAAGGCAATCCTGATCGGACCATCATACTCGACAATATCATGTTCGATAACGGCAATGAACCCACCGGGGAAATAAAGGCGATCATGCTGACCCAAATGGATACCAAAGGCCCGGATATCTTTGCCTATGGGGGCGGAACGGGAAGTAGCATTCGGGATAAAAACCGGTACCGCACCTTTGGGTTAGATGATTGGGGAGCTGCACAAATAACGGACACCAAAGACGTTCGCACCTATATGCTGCCCGAACCGGTAGCGCCGCGGTCCGTCAGTACCGAAGAACTGGGCGAGCTCACCTATTACGGCGTATGTGCCGGATGCCACGCCTTTGGCAACCGATTGATAGGGCCGCCGACGGAAATCATCCAAGCGATCCACAATGGGGACCCACAGAGCATTGTCGATTACATTACCAATCCGGAAAACCTGCGGGACGACTACCCTGAGATGCCGCCCCAGGACTATCTATCGAACGAGGCCAAAATGGCCGTTGCAGAGTATATTTTGGCCATGGAACCATAA